From the Paracholeplasma morum genome, one window contains:
- a CDS encoding RsmD family RNA methyltransferase, producing the protein MKNIQVKIISGKYKNQSLVSLSEQTRETSHVVRGAVFNMLYSLSGSGLDLFAGSGAYGFEALSRGLDKITLNDVDKLAFQSLKQNNLKLKTDARLYNMDYQELIITLVASKEEFNYIFLDPPYHLDINPIIELVSPLLASNGVIIAEMDKSTNVSLSTNDLSILKERVHGIKKIVIIKNVK; encoded by the coding sequence ATGAAAAACATCCAAGTAAAAATCATCTCAGGCAAATACAAGAACCAATCTCTAGTTAGTTTGAGTGAGCAAACAAGAGAAACCTCTCACGTCGTGAGGGGAGCAGTTTTTAATATGCTTTACAGCCTCTCAGGTAGTGGGCTTGATCTGTTTGCTGGTTCAGGCGCATATGGGTTTGAAGCTTTATCTAGAGGGTTAGATAAAATCACGCTAAACGATGTAGATAAACTTGCATTTCAGTCACTTAAACAAAACAATCTCAAGCTTAAAACAGACGCAAGACTTTACAATATGGATTACCAAGAACTGATTATAACACTGGTTGCTTCAAAAGAGGAATTTAATTATATCTTCTTAGATCCTCCTTATCATCTAGATATCAATCCAATCATTGAACTCGTTTCACCTTTACTGGCTTCAAATGGCGTTATTATCGCAGAAATGGATAAAAGTACTAATGTGAGTTTAAGTACGAATGATCTTTCTATTTTGAA